tagcatagagcaagcattcgaagcatgatagtcaggTTTCAGTggtttagtaatagagaaaaggatCAGAGGCATGCAAAGAGTCGAGTGAAAATCATAGTCGAGTTTGACAGGTAGCAAGAACTCAGAACCAAAagagtcacataaagaaaaagagagttgAAGTAAAGGAATCACATTGAGCAATTTCAACAGATGAAGAACTTCAGGAACTCAAATAGAcccccaaagaactagggttttcaaaatcagtcaggtttagaggcgataaacaagtgaaacaagcaaacaaattcagaatctcgaataaaccccaaaaattagggttttcaacatgctaactcagataaAAAAATAAGGTAAATGAATGTTAACAAACAGACtaagaaactcaaacaaaatctcaagaattagggttttaaacatgctaactcagatagaaaaaCAAGGTAAACGAATGTTAACAAACAGACTAAGAAActcaaataaaatctcaaaaattagggttttaaacatgctaactcagatagaaaacAACACAAGCAAAACACAGTATAACATGTTGAGAATCAGAGAGGAGATTCGAAATATCTTAACATAAAACCCTAATTAAagaataaagagttttgaaagcaaaaaattaaagaaactttCAGAAAGATGCTTAGAAAGTTCAAACACATATAGATCCAGGACAGATCTGAAATAAAATCGAaggaaccttagagattaggatTTCATAAGAAACCCAGgcgatgagaaaggctttgaaaaccattaATCTAAGCAGGAAAGTCGAAGATCGAACTCGAATAACCATAGCTGGCCTGGATAAAGGTTGAagacgaccggagaacagtcatcaAGCAAAAGCTTGGTCGAAACCCCTTCTAGATCTGGTCATAGGACCTCATAGACGAGCACGTAGAGGCCATGAGAGGCtggtacaggtctccgatgagcctgggaggccatggattagggtttcagtgagaggcggcggctagggtttgaggtgggttgagagagagttgagagaaagaagggattcaaaggcggcgtctcTGAAGAAATGGGGTaagtttaggggtcgtttgaaattaaaaaggaaagaatcaatggtggccgttgatctaagtgatcaacAACCGAGATTGAACGGGGTTATGGGCTGGGTCGGTTGAGTAGGTGCTGGGTCGGGTTAAAGGTAATTGGGCTGGGTAGTTTGGGCTCGAATTTGGGGCTGAGTTGGGTTAATTAGGGGTGCCAAATtggctgaaattgaaatacaattgaGGCTAGAttgtaaatagccacttttcccattttgttttataaaaaatagcaataaCGATTTTAAGAACAAATTTAAAAGTGCTAGGTAAACAAAtatcatataaatattaattaaaaaatgctggggttaattttataattataagatgctatcaattacaaaataggctataattacaattatatgcaatttagcttttaaaaatgtCAAACGAATTTGTAAGAatgtgcaaaaatcaccttaattgtaatttggtgtaaatatgaggataaattaagttattcaccaaaaataataattttgggaacaaTTATTGGATTTATGGTATTAAAATAGGCAATAACTTggttttaaaaatcattaaaaataccaaaactcttggatGTGctgatatatgcacatatatgctattttggaaatattttgggtataaaattatctagggaaaaattgggtatcaacaactgcccctctttacccgaggaggatgaaaaagttgtcgggtaaagacaagatgaccaattttgaccggaagcgGGGATTGAAAAGAACTTTGACCGAGCTttggtttctgagctgcctacatatccctggttttacaggaatcaggccatatgtagttcagtaaccattgacggaatatgccgatggagatttgaaacggacgaacgcgatgtttagattgagagaggtttctgaaaatcgATAGGCTGTGGGAattggagcgagatcgctcctgatGAGACGACCattgctagccggtttacctgcaaatgagcaatacaaacatatattgtgcataaatttaaacgtgatgcaagttcccattggaccatgaatggtgtctttggacggttaggatgacgtccttggaccatgacgtcccgggCTATGATGAGCGTAAATAAAAATTTGCAGGCCAttaaatgatgttctcgggccatgtagatgatgcctccaaactatgatgcctttgaataatgatatgcaaaatataaaatggggtcctcaggccatggcatgacattctcgggctatgcaaatggtgcctccgaacaatgacgcctttggacaatttggcgatctttcagcccataaaATGTAGGATTTGgagatatttcagccgatgcaagacgtaaataaaaggtggcgatatttcagccatgcgagagagataaggtggcgatctttcagccgatgcaagaaaataaagtggcgatatttcagccatgcaggatggagacagagcttagtctcggaaggcagaaaggtagccttatgcgatgcaggaaatgcagatggaggtagagcttaacctcggaaggcagaaaggtagccttatgcaaaatgcagatggagacagagcttagtctggaaaggcagaaaagtagccttatgcagatgatgatggaggtagagcttaacctcggaaggcagaaaagtagccttatgcaaaatgcagatggagacagggcttagtctcgaaaggcagaaaagtagccttatgcagatgatgatggaggtagagcttaacctcggaagacagaaaagtagccttatcaGGCAGAGCAACATCTACCTCTACTTCAATGAGCAGTCTGGCAAAGTTCAATCCAGTCTTCTTTTCCTTGTTTTTATTTACCATAATAGGCATTCCAATCAAACTACCTATCTTGCTTAACCCATTAGGGCTACAATACTTAAAATCCAACCCTGACATCTTCACCCAAATGGGCACTATAAGTAACTCCTCCCTTGTAAACTCCATATCTGGTGACCAAACCTTTACTATGAATGGTTTGCTATCAAAGTGGTAGATTCTACCTTGAATAACTTCATTCTTCTCAATTTCCATGTCAAATTGAACTATCACTATACTATTTTTTAGCATAGCAATTTTGTTTATCCCATGTTTTGCCCATAAACGTTGAGTATAACCATTTAGTACAGAGAAATGGGGGTGTTCCCCCAAAACATAACACATTACTGCATTTTTCCAGTAATTAATCTTCGAACTAATGTCCTATGTTTCGATTTCACTTACTATAGACTCACCTAGCTTCTTTGGCGAGACATAATCCAGCTTGAAACCTGCATTTGAGATTTTCCCTATGTCGAAATTgtcctaaattgagcttttcttCTCCAATTCCTCCATTTCTTCAACTTCATCAGCCCAGGATAGTCTTCGACTATTACTTGCTCCTTTGACCACGTTAGTCGACGATTTCTCATTCTCATTCACTGTTTCATTGATTACtatactgtttcattgatttcaATTTCTGGTGTTTCCATCACATTTTGGGCTTGAGTTTTGCTTCCTCCTTCGCTACTTTCTGATGGTGCATGTCCTTTCTTAGCTTGATTCAATCCTCTTGAGGTTGTAGGTTGGTTCATTGACACCATTACAGCCTTCTGGGATGGCACACGAGCTCTTTAGCCCATGGCTGGCGCACATTAGCAACATACGCCGAGAGAAAAGTCGTACCGTAGTACCTATCATGGCCTAAAGTTAACTCGAGTTCTAACACTAactccaattttttttttccttcaaaaaccttaatttttatgtccaaatgcCTACTCGATCACCGGCTGACCATTAAGCTCTTGGTGATGATGATTGTTAGACTCAAGATTCAACAATATATGCTGCCTCTGTCCCTGGCGAGCTAAAATCTATTTGTGAGAGTTCAACCAACTCAACAATAATATATATCTATGTGTTAAGATATTTTTAAAAGTTAATGTCGACTTAAACATcactatatataaaaaacaaaaccACTTAATTATTTTAGCCAATAGCAATGTGGGCGCCCAATAACTTTGTCCCTTCTCCTTGTTCGTTCActtgttctcttttttttttggggtaTTAATGTTGATATTGGTGTCTCTTGGAATAGTTACTTTCACTTGCACTGCTGCACGCTTCCAACGCCGATATACGAACCTCACCTCGGTCCCTGCCCTCTTCTATCAAAAGCCAAGAACATAGGACAACACCACAAACACAGCAGAAGAACAAAAAGCAAATATTTAAAAACAAAACACTATACTACTAAAGCAAGCAGACACATTTAAAGAAACATTAGTACTACTCAAGAGAAAAAGAAACCAAGTGCGTCAGTAACCCCAGGTCCCCAAGTACTACTTCTCTGAACCCACAAAAACCTCAATCTCCACCATTTTCAGTCAAAAGGGTAACATGAGTTTTCCTCCATTTCTCTGCTTTCTCCTCACACTCTTCACATTCTTTTCTCCAAAACCCATATATGGAAATGCTGAGTTGCAAGCTCTTATGGACTTAAAGGCAAGTCTTGACCCCGAAAATGCTTTGCTCATTTCATGGACAGTTTCTGGTGATCCATGTGATGGTTCTTTTGAAGGTGTTGCCTGTAATGAAAAAGGTCAAGTTGCAAATATTTCTCTTCAAGGTAAAAGGCTTTCTGGGAAACTATCGCCGGCCATTGCTGGGCTTTCTCACTTGACGGGACTCTACTTGCATTATAATTCTTTGTATGGAGAAATACCCAGAGAAATTTCTAGTTTGATTGAGCTTAGTGATCTGTATTTGAATGTTAATAATCTCTCTGGTGAGATTCCCCCCGAACTTGGTAATATGTCCAGCTTGCAAGGTTAGTGTTGGAAACTTCTCTCTTTATGCCTtgtgttttgtttgatttttaggCATTTTTAAGTGGCATTGTGATAAAAAGAAATGATTTTTACGTTTTCCTTGTTAGTTAGTACTATGTTTCTCTCCAAATGTGCTGAGCTCTTGTTGGAAAAATTAGGAGCTTTGCTGTTAATACTTGATGTCTCACTGAATTTTTTGATATTATTTCATTGTaaaatataaattgaaacttGTTCTGGTTTTGGAAATGCTAAAGattattacccccccccccccccaaatactCTAGTAGTTTATCCACTGTATGTTCCAAAAGGTGGCATCGATCTTGGTTTTTGGGTGTTTATTTTCATCCTCATTTCGATTATGGAGTCTGTTTCTTATCAATTTATTATCTTGTTGCGGATTGTACAGTTTTGCAACTATGCTATAACCAGTTCAGTGGTAGCATACCAACTCAACTAGGGACTCTAAAGAAGCTCAATGTCCTCGCTCTGCAATCCAATCAGTTAACTGGCGCGATCCCCGCTAGCTTGGGGGAGTTAGGAGTGTTGATGAGGGTGGACTTGAGTTCTAATCATCTTTTTGGTTCAATTCCTACAAAACTCGCAGATGCTCCCCTTCTTGAAGTCTTGGATATCCGAAGCAACAAGCTTTCGGGCAATGTGCCTCTTGGTAATATATTTCCTCGCCCTACATTATGTTTTTTTGGTGAAATTATATCTTATCTGGTCTTTTATTTTCTGTCTTCTGAAGCTTTGAAGAGATTAGTTGGTGGATTCCAGTATGAGAACAATCCAGGACTATGCGGAGTAGGTTTCCCATCCTTAAGAGTTTGTACATCTTTGGATCGCTCGAATCCTAATAGACCAGAACCCTATGGAGGTGGCTCGAGTGGTTTATCAACTAGAGATATTCCAGAGACAGCTAATCTCAATCTAAATTGCAGTGGAAATGGCTGCGCAAAGTCATCGAAAACCTCACAGGCATCTGTTGTTGTAGGGGTTATTGTGGTTACTGTTATTGCATCTGCTATAGGAGTTCTTACTTTCACTCACTATAGAAGACGAAAGCAGAAACTTGGAGGTGGACTGGATATGTGTGATAGCCGTCTCAGTACTGACCAAACCAAGGAGGTTAATAGGAAGAACGGTTCTCCACTAGTTAGTCTTGAGTACTCGAGTGGTTGGGATCCCTTGGCTGAGGGTCGGCGTTATGGTGGTGTATCCCAAGAGGTTTTGCAGAGCTACAGATTCAATTTGGAAGAGGTGGAGTCAGCTACACAGTACTTTGCTGATAAGAATCGATTGGCTAAGAGCAGCTTTTCGACTACATATAGAGGGACTCTAAGAGATGGATCACTTATTGCTGTTACGAGAATTACGAAAATTAGCTGCAAGTCAGAGGAAGCCGAGTTTTTAAGAGGACTAAACATCTTGACGTCTCTGAGACATGAAAATTTAGTTAGGCTGAGAGGTTTCTGCTGCTCTAAAAGCAGGGGAGAATGTTTTCTCGTTTATGATTTTGTTCCAAGAGGTAACTTGTTGCATTACCTAGACGTGAAGGAGGACGAAGCTCGTGCTCTTGAATGGTCCACCAGGGTATCTATCATAAGTGGAACTGCAAAAGGTTAGTTTTGAATAAACTCTATCTTGTTGGATTTAATATGCAACATTTTGAGATTATATTACTTTTTGAGTGCTTACTATCAGCAATTCAACATTGAGGGGTATTATGAGCAGAAACTGTTTAACATGCATTAAGATGTTAAGCATGCCTGTTACTAAAAGTCAGTTTGGTTAGGCCCAAGAGAACAGAAAAGGCATTTCATGGCTAAATGTCTAAAGAATTCATATGTATTCTTGTCCAGCCAACTCATGAGACATAGAGATCCTTGATTGCTGTTGGTTTCTGACTTTCTCCTCCTGTACTTTTTAGCACAAAAAAGAAACTAGTTGCATATCAAGATTTTATATAGGACTTTGTTGGATAGTTTTTACTGTGTTTTTCAAGCCTTGTCTTACTAGCATGGGCGTTCCTTAAAGTGAAAGGGTTTTTTCTTATATTGATTTGTGCTATTAAAAACAAGCGTAATACTTAATACAACTGTCAATTTGGGGCGCTTTACTGTAGAGTGGATGTGGATCTAACAAAGGGTTACCCTTTATCTATCTGTTATCTTGTTGAGCAGGGCTCGAGTATTTGCACGGGGGTAAGGTGAATAAGCCAGCTCTAGTGCATCAAAATATCTGTGCCGAGAACGTGCTCCTTGACCAGCGATTCAAACCATTGCTTTCAAACTCAGGCCTGCATAAGCTTCTCACAAATGATATCGTCTTCTCAGCACTCAAGGCCAGTGCTGCCATGGGATATTTAGCTCCAGAGTACTCTACTACAGGCCGATTTACGGAGAGGAGTGATATTTATGCCTTTGGAGTACTAATTTTTCAGATTCTCTCTGGCAAGCGAAAATTCACCAGTTCAATGCGTGCTGCTGCTGAGTCGTGCAAACTCCATGACTTGATGGACGCGAATCTCCGTGGAAG
This sequence is a window from Nicotiana sylvestris chromosome 3, ASM39365v2, whole genome shotgun sequence. Protein-coding genes within it:
- the LOC104238600 gene encoding somatic embryogenesis receptor kinase 4, producing MSFPPFLCFLLTLFTFFSPKPIYGNAELQALMDLKASLDPENALLISWTVSGDPCDGSFEGVACNEKGQVANISLQGKRLSGKLSPAIAGLSHLTGLYLHYNSLYGEIPREISSLIELSDLYLNVNNLSGEIPPELGNMSSLQVLQLCYNQFSGSIPTQLGTLKKLNVLALQSNQLTGAIPASLGELGVLMRVDLSSNHLFGSIPTKLADAPLLEVLDIRSNKLSGNVPLALKRLVGGFQYENNPGLCGVGFPSLRVCTSLDRSNPNRPEPYGGGSSGLSTRDIPETANLNLNCSGNGCAKSSKTSQASVVVGVIVVTVIASAIGVLTFTHYRRRKQKLGGGLDMCDSRLSTDQTKEVNRKNGSPLVSLEYSSGWDPLAEGRRYGGVSQEVLQSYRFNLEEVESATQYFADKNRLAKSSFSTTYRGTLRDGSLIAVTRITKISCKSEEAEFLRGLNILTSLRHENLVRLRGFCCSKSRGECFLVYDFVPRGNLLHYLDVKEDEARALEWSTRVSIISGTAKGLEYLHGGKVNKPALVHQNICAENVLLDQRFKPLLSNSGLHKLLTNDIVFSALKASAAMGYLAPEYSTTGRFTERSDIYAFGVLIFQILSGKRKFTSSMRAAAESCKLHDLMDANLRGRFSESEAAKLAKIALLCTHECPEERPTMETIVRELGNLAIFS